The following proteins come from a genomic window of Pyxidicoccus sp. MSG2:
- a CDS encoding J domain-containing protein codes for MSAPNTIVGLGARTDHIATVPHVDPVRLQLTAEEGAVLSLVGRVERIDQVLARSSLGEARTIAVLLALRAKGAIVPARVVARTQPAPSVDAALLEEVDLEPERKKEIIELERALDALDHFAVMGLKPGASPADVKQAYYNASRRFHPDRYFGKNLGSFRARMERIFRRLTDAHNVLTQPDKREAYLRANPALGLAAAAATPPPVAPPPPEPPPPLTPVPPPVHVAYVPPAPPPRPAAPPPRAPPAPAPPPVNDAESEARRAERQARLARHPYLARTGKLSELLARGKAAVAKGDWERAYQDFHQVQMLDPKNREAGTLLVEARRRHDAQRASVELARGKTLEQGADANGAYAAYRLASSLDEQSAEAAFRAARLGYQLGQDVAEVKSLAQRAVDQQPERIEHHVLLGKVLMDAGSKKLAKRAFEEAAKLDPDNAEAKAALKKLRWTF; via the coding sequence GTGAGCGCGCCAAACACGATCGTCGGGCTGGGGGCCCGGACGGACCACATCGCCACGGTGCCCCATGTGGACCCGGTCCGCCTCCAGCTCACCGCGGAGGAGGGCGCGGTGCTTTCGCTCGTGGGCCGGGTGGAGCGCATCGACCAGGTGCTGGCCCGCTCATCGCTCGGCGAGGCGCGCACGATTGCGGTGCTGCTGGCGCTGCGGGCCAAGGGCGCCATCGTCCCCGCCCGCGTGGTGGCCCGCACCCAGCCCGCGCCCTCCGTGGACGCGGCCCTGCTCGAGGAGGTGGACCTCGAGCCGGAGCGGAAGAAGGAAATCATCGAGCTGGAGCGCGCGCTGGACGCGCTGGACCACTTCGCCGTGATGGGCCTGAAGCCGGGCGCCTCGCCGGCGGACGTGAAGCAGGCGTATTACAACGCCTCGCGCCGCTTCCATCCGGACCGCTACTTCGGGAAGAACCTGGGCAGCTTCCGCGCCCGCATGGAGCGCATCTTCCGGCGCCTCACCGACGCCCACAACGTCCTCACCCAGCCGGACAAGCGCGAGGCGTACCTCCGGGCGAATCCCGCGCTGGGGCTCGCCGCCGCGGCCGCCACGCCGCCTCCCGTGGCCCCGCCGCCGCCCGAGCCTCCGCCGCCGCTCACCCCCGTGCCCCCTCCGGTCCACGTCGCGTACGTCCCGCCGGCCCCGCCGCCGAGGCCCGCCGCGCCGCCGCCCCGGGCTCCGCCCGCGCCCGCGCCGCCTCCGGTGAATGACGCGGAGTCCGAGGCCCGCCGCGCCGAGCGGCAGGCCCGCCTGGCCCGGCACCCGTACCTCGCCCGGACGGGCAAGCTGTCCGAGCTGCTGGCCCGGGGGAAGGCCGCCGTCGCCAAGGGCGACTGGGAGCGGGCGTACCAGGACTTCCACCAGGTGCAGATGTTGGACCCGAAGAACCGCGAGGCCGGAACGCTGCTGGTGGAGGCCCGCCGCCGCCACGACGCGCAGCGGGCCTCCGTGGAGCTGGCCCGCGGCAAGACGCTGGAGCAGGGCGCGGACGCCAACGGGGCCTATGCGGCCTACCGGCTCGCCAGCTCGTTGGACGAGCAGAGCGCCGAGGCCGCCTTCCGCGCCGCGCGCCTGGGGTACCAGCTTGGCCAGGACGTAGCGGAGGTGAAGTCGCTGGCGCAGCGCGCCGTGGACCAACAACCGGAGCGCATCGAACACCATGTGCTGCTCGGAAAGGTGCTCATGGACGCTGGATCGAAGAAGCTCGCCAAGCGGGCCTTCGAGGAAGCCGCGAAGCTGGATCCAGACAACGCCGAGGCAAAGGCGGCCCTCAAGAAGCTGCGCTGGACGTTCTAG
- the hslU gene encoding ATP-dependent protease ATPase subunit HslU, translating into MAEPRKMSAFTPREVVSELDRYIVGQNAAKRAVAIALRNRWRRQQVSDDLRDEIHPKNIIMIGPTGVGKTEIARRLAKLAQAPFVKVEASKFTEVGYVGRDVESMIRDLVEAAIGLVREEETEKVRPRAEELAEDRLMELLHNGGAPRPSTPPPFGFSPPPQPAPQRLGDSEREKLRAQLRAGTLDDQYIELETADSAPTFMRGFSGQGMEEIGVNLQDLFKNMPGMNKTRRRRVRVPEALQLLRQEEAAKLVDPDRVQREAVLRAESSGIIFIDEIDKIASREGGKGGGGPDVSREGVQRDILPIVEGSTVTTKYGMVKTDHMLFIAAGAFHVSKPSDLIPELQGRFPIRVELEPLSGEDLIRILREPKNSLLRQYTALLATEGVRLSFTDDSVTELARIAQQANERTQNIGARRLHTVLERLLDEVSFSATEMGPRDFQVDAAYVRERLTSIVQDEDLSRYIL; encoded by the coding sequence GTGGCCGAACCGCGAAAGATGTCCGCCTTCACGCCCCGCGAGGTCGTCAGCGAGTTGGACCGCTACATCGTCGGGCAGAACGCCGCCAAGCGGGCCGTGGCCATCGCCCTGCGCAACCGCTGGCGCCGCCAGCAGGTCTCCGACGACCTGCGCGACGAAATCCACCCGAAGAACATCATCATGATTGGCCCCACCGGCGTGGGGAAGACGGAGATTGCCCGGCGCCTCGCGAAGCTCGCGCAGGCCCCCTTCGTCAAGGTGGAGGCCTCCAAGTTCACCGAGGTCGGCTACGTCGGCCGCGACGTCGAATCCATGATTCGCGACCTCGTCGAAGCCGCCATCGGCCTCGTCCGCGAGGAGGAAACAGAGAAGGTCCGTCCCCGCGCGGAAGAGCTCGCCGAGGACCGCCTCATGGAATTGCTCCACAACGGCGGCGCGCCGCGCCCGTCCACGCCGCCGCCCTTCGGCTTCTCCCCTCCGCCGCAGCCCGCGCCCCAGCGCCTGGGCGACTCCGAGCGCGAGAAGCTCCGCGCCCAGCTGCGCGCCGGCACGCTCGATGACCAGTACATCGAGCTGGAGACCGCCGATTCCGCGCCCACCTTCATGCGCGGCTTCTCCGGCCAGGGCATGGAGGAGATTGGCGTCAACCTCCAGGACCTCTTCAAGAACATGCCGGGCATGAACAAGACGCGCCGCCGCCGCGTGCGTGTGCCCGAGGCGCTCCAGCTGCTGCGCCAGGAAGAGGCCGCGAAGCTCGTGGACCCGGACCGCGTCCAGCGCGAGGCCGTCCTCAGGGCCGAGTCCAGCGGCATCATCTTCATCGACGAAATCGACAAGATTGCCAGCCGCGAGGGCGGCAAGGGCGGCGGTGGTCCGGACGTGTCTCGCGAGGGCGTCCAGCGCGACATCCTCCCCATCGTCGAGGGCAGCACCGTCACCACCAAGTACGGCATGGTGAAGACGGACCACATGCTCTTCATCGCCGCGGGCGCCTTCCACGTCTCCAAGCCCAGCGACCTCATCCCCGAGCTGCAGGGCCGCTTCCCCATCCGCGTGGAGCTGGAGCCGCTGTCCGGCGAGGACCTCATCCGCATCCTGCGCGAGCCGAAGAACTCGCTCCTGCGCCAGTACACCGCGCTGCTCGCCACCGAGGGCGTGCGCCTGTCCTTCACCGACGACTCCGTGACGGAGCTGGCGCGCATCGCCCAGCAGGCCAACGAGCGCACGCAGAACATCGGCGCGCGGCGGCTGCACACCGTGCTCGAGCGGTTGCTGGACGAGGTGTCCTTCTCCGCCACGGAGATGGGCCCTCGCGACTTCCAGGTGGATGCCGCTTATGTGCGTGAACGCCTGACCTCCATCGTCCAGGACGAGGACCTGTCGCGCTACATCCTCTAG
- the hslV gene encoding ATP-dependent protease subunit HslV, translated as MFHGTTILCVRRDGKVAIASDGQVSFDKTVMKNTAKKVRKLGEGQVLAGFAGSTADAFTLFERFEGKLKEHQKNMARACVELGKDWRTDRFLRRLEALLIVADKEKTFILSGAGDVIEPDYGIAAVGSGGPYAFAAARALMAHTQLPAREVAQQSLSIAGEIDIYTNSNISIEEL; from the coding sequence ATGTTCCACGGCACCACCATCCTCTGCGTGCGGCGCGACGGGAAGGTCGCCATCGCCAGCGACGGCCAGGTCTCCTTCGACAAGACCGTGATGAAGAACACGGCGAAGAAGGTCCGCAAGCTCGGTGAGGGCCAGGTGCTCGCTGGCTTCGCCGGCAGCACCGCCGACGCCTTCACCCTCTTCGAGCGCTTCGAGGGCAAGCTCAAGGAGCACCAGAAGAACATGGCCCGCGCCTGCGTCGAGCTCGGCAAGGACTGGCGCACCGACCGCTTCCTCCGCCGTCTGGAAGCCCTCCTCATCGTCGCCGACAAGGAGAAGACCTTCATCCTCTCCGGCGCCGGTGACGTGATTGAGCCCGACTACGGCATCGCCGCCGTGGGCAGCGGAGGCCCGTACGCGTTCGCCGCCGCGCGTGCCCTCATGGCCCACACCCAGCTTCCCGCCCGCGAGGTGGCCCAGCAGTCCCTGTCCATCGCCGGCGAAATCGACATCTACACCAACTCGAACATCTCCATCGAAGAGCTCTAG
- a CDS encoding FAS1-like dehydratase domain-containing protein — MALDKRFIGREYGPFVYTIGAEKLREFTLAIGGAVPGAGTPGEPLPHVSPLLHDAQAAKVGPYGDVIAFPSFAVVFAIRPFSAALSDPDMGIDIQRVVHGEQELEFMDVMRPGDVMTTTGRIADIYEKARMGFVVVTTESRNQRGEVVVKGTWSGVVRG; from the coding sequence ATGGCCCTCGACAAGCGCTTCATCGGCCGTGAGTACGGCCCCTTCGTCTACACGATTGGCGCGGAGAAGCTGCGCGAGTTCACCCTCGCCATTGGCGGTGCGGTGCCCGGCGCCGGCACTCCGGGCGAGCCGCTCCCCCACGTCAGCCCGCTCCTCCACGACGCGCAGGCGGCGAAGGTCGGGCCGTATGGGGACGTGATTGCGTTCCCCAGCTTCGCGGTGGTGTTCGCCATCCGCCCCTTCAGCGCGGCACTGTCGGACCCGGACATGGGCATCGACATCCAACGCGTCGTTCACGGTGAGCAGGAATTGGAGTTCATGGACGTGATGCGCCCCGGTGATGTCATGACGACCACCGGCCGCATCGCGGACATCTACGAGAAGGCCCGCATGGGCTTCGTCGTCGTCACCACCGAGTCGCGCAACCAGCGCGGCGAGGTCGTGGTGAAGGGGACGTGGTCCGGCGTGGTGCGGGGCTGA
- a CDS encoding aspartate aminotransferase family protein: MTALSQPPPSPSVPTPANDAIIQEAKRHLLQNYKQQPIVLVRGQGTRVWDADGREYLDLLGGIATCALGHCHPEVTAAAKAQLDSLWHVSNVFYSQPQIDLAAQLTEWSGLPRAFFCNSGGEANEALLKLARKVMKDRGTPERYEVISFEKSFHGRTLATVTATGQPKYHAGFEPLPAGFTHVPYGDMEAVRRAVGPATAAILVEPIQGEGGVRIAPPGFLTALRALCDERGLLLLVDEVQTGMGRTGKPFGFMHEGIRPDAISLAKALGNGLPIGAMLCREELGASLVPGTHGSTFGGNLVAAAAANAVLRILRRPETLPEVTEKGAHFLARARELQARLPAGRIQAVRGQGLLLGLELDRDVAPVIASLREAGLLVNAAGDRTVRFAPPFIVTRKELDEGLAIVERVLAAL; the protein is encoded by the coding sequence ATGACCGCCTTGTCGCAACCCCCGCCGTCCCCCTCCGTCCCCACGCCCGCCAACGACGCCATCATCCAGGAGGCGAAGCGGCACCTGCTGCAGAACTACAAGCAGCAGCCCATCGTCCTGGTGCGCGGGCAGGGGACTCGGGTGTGGGACGCGGACGGTCGCGAGTATCTGGACCTGCTCGGCGGCATCGCCACGTGTGCGCTCGGCCACTGCCACCCCGAGGTGACGGCCGCGGCGAAGGCGCAGCTCGACTCGCTCTGGCACGTCTCCAACGTCTTCTACTCGCAGCCGCAGATAGACCTCGCCGCGCAGCTCACCGAGTGGTCCGGGCTGCCGCGCGCGTTCTTCTGCAACTCGGGCGGCGAGGCCAACGAGGCGCTCCTCAAGCTGGCCCGCAAGGTGATGAAGGACCGCGGCACGCCCGAGCGCTACGAGGTCATCTCCTTCGAGAAGAGCTTCCACGGCCGCACGCTCGCCACCGTCACCGCCACCGGACAGCCGAAGTACCACGCGGGCTTCGAGCCGCTGCCCGCCGGCTTCACCCACGTGCCCTACGGCGACATGGAAGCCGTCCGCCGCGCCGTCGGCCCCGCCACCGCCGCCATCCTCGTGGAGCCCATCCAGGGCGAGGGCGGGGTGCGCATCGCGCCTCCGGGCTTCCTCACCGCCCTGCGCGCCCTGTGCGACGAGCGCGGGCTCTTGCTCCTGGTGGACGAGGTGCAGACGGGCATGGGCCGCACCGGCAAGCCCTTCGGCTTCATGCACGAGGGCATCCGCCCGGACGCCATCAGCCTCGCCAAGGCGCTGGGCAACGGCCTGCCCATCGGCGCCATGCTCTGCCGGGAGGAGCTCGGCGCCAGCCTCGTCCCGGGCACGCACGGCTCCACCTTCGGCGGCAACCTCGTCGCCGCCGCCGCCGCCAACGCGGTGCTGCGCATCCTCCGCCGGCCCGAGACGCTCCCGGAGGTCACCGAGAAGGGCGCGCACTTCCTCGCCCGCGCCCGCGAGCTGCAGGCGCGGCTGCCCGCCGGCCGCATCCAGGCCGTGCGGGGCCAGGGCCTGCTGCTGGGCCTGGAGCTGGACCGCGACGTGGCCCCCGTCATCGCCAGCCTCCGCGAGGCCGGACTCCTGGTGAATGCCGCCGGCGACCGCACGGTGCGCTTCGCGCCCCCCTTCATCGTCACCCGGAAGGAATTGGACGAGGGCCTCGCCATCGTCGAACGCGTGCTGGCCGCGCTCTGA
- a CDS encoding MaoC family dehydratase gives MPRTFQTGDTFTHVRECDRYRPIYYAGASGDFNPIHIDPEAAKAVGLGGNILQGLCTLGWAVEAVGVFVGDPGRVRRVRVRFSKPVRPEDTITFQGKVTAIQDGRLTAEISATNQRGEDVLKGAVVEASLE, from the coding sequence ATGCCACGCACCTTCCAGACAGGCGACACGTTCACGCACGTCCGCGAGTGCGATCGGTACCGGCCGATCTACTACGCGGGTGCTTCCGGGGACTTCAACCCCATCCACATCGACCCCGAGGCGGCCAAGGCCGTGGGCCTCGGCGGCAACATCCTCCAGGGGCTGTGCACGCTGGGCTGGGCCGTCGAGGCCGTGGGCGTGTTCGTGGGAGACCCGGGCCGGGTGCGCCGCGTGCGGGTGCGCTTCTCGAAGCCCGTGCGTCCCGAGGACACCATCACCTTCCAGGGCAAGGTCACCGCCATCCAGGACGGCCGGCTCACGGCGGAAATCAGCGCCACCAACCAGCGCGGCGAGGACGTCCTCAAGGGCGCCGTCGTCGAAGCCTCCCTGGAGTAA
- the dnaK gene encoding molecular chaperone DnaK, which yields MAEAEPLIGIDLGTTNSIVATVQDGQPIVIKNRTGQALTPSVVAVSKNAKRLVGSIAKRQAITNPQETVYAAKRLIGRKFSSHEVQNALRSLPYEVVAGQHDDLRIRMGGKDLSVPELSAMILQELKADAEAHFGRPVSKAVITVPAYFNDAQRQATKDAGRIAGLEVLRIINEPTAAALAYGFGRTVNGRVAVLDLGGGTFDVSVLEINQGVFDVVATGGDTYLGGEDWDNRIIEWLVFGFAKEHGIDLRKDRMALQRLKDAAEKAKVELSGVREAQLNLPFISTPPGGGAALHLQSTLSRDKLDDLTNDLTERVVGLTTEVLGEAAVRPSELKEVILVGGMSRMPKIVEAVRGYFRREPCKGVHPEEVVALGAAIQAHALVGESELLLLDVTPQSLGVAIAGGSVKRIIPKNTTVPTSATEVFATSKDFQHTVKIMVLQGEHELAHQNELLGEFVLTGLRQAPRGQVEIDVTFDINAEGIVSVSAKDRDTGLRQSITVTASSGLTEEELQRIMEEQREYLMAARISDELKTKRMELDSLARDVVDALTRARLLPGGGGLGPDVVPRAEQALEHARRVRENEDVGALARACELLSGSLTQLRKPGPGGMGR from the coding sequence ATGGCTGAAGCCGAACCCCTCATAGGCATCGACCTGGGGACGACGAACAGCATCGTCGCCACCGTCCAGGACGGCCAGCCCATCGTCATCAAGAACCGCACGGGCCAGGCGCTCACGCCGTCCGTGGTGGCGGTGTCCAAGAACGCCAAACGGCTGGTGGGGAGCATCGCCAAGCGCCAGGCGATTACGAACCCGCAGGAGACGGTGTACGCCGCCAAGCGGCTCATCGGCCGGAAGTTCTCCTCGCACGAGGTGCAGAACGCGCTGCGCTCACTGCCGTACGAGGTGGTGGCCGGGCAGCATGACGACCTGCGCATCCGCATGGGCGGCAAGGACCTGTCCGTCCCGGAGCTCAGCGCGATGATCCTCCAGGAGCTGAAAGCGGACGCGGAGGCGCACTTCGGCCGGCCCGTGAGCAAGGCCGTCATCACCGTGCCGGCGTACTTCAACGACGCCCAGCGCCAGGCCACGAAGGACGCGGGCCGCATCGCCGGGCTGGAGGTGCTGCGCATCATCAACGAGCCCACCGCGGCCGCGCTGGCCTACGGCTTCGGGCGCACGGTGAACGGGCGCGTGGCGGTGCTGGACCTGGGCGGCGGCACGTTCGACGTGTCGGTGCTGGAAATCAACCAGGGCGTCTTCGACGTGGTGGCCACGGGCGGGGACACGTACCTGGGCGGAGAGGACTGGGACAACCGCATCATCGAGTGGCTGGTGTTCGGCTTCGCCAAGGAGCACGGCATCGACCTGCGCAAGGACCGCATGGCGTTGCAGCGGCTCAAGGACGCGGCGGAGAAGGCCAAGGTGGAGCTGTCCGGCGTGCGCGAGGCACAGCTCAACCTGCCCTTCATCAGCACGCCGCCCGGAGGCGGGGCGGCGCTGCACCTCCAGTCCACGCTCAGCCGCGACAAGCTGGATGACCTGACGAACGACCTGACCGAGCGCGTGGTGGGCCTCACCACCGAGGTGCTGGGCGAGGCGGCTGTGCGCCCCTCGGAGCTGAAGGAGGTCATTCTCGTCGGGGGCATGTCGCGCATGCCCAAGATCGTGGAGGCCGTGCGCGGCTACTTCCGCCGCGAGCCGTGCAAGGGCGTGCACCCGGAGGAGGTGGTGGCGCTGGGCGCCGCCATCCAGGCCCACGCGCTGGTGGGGGAGAGCGAGCTGCTCCTGCTGGACGTGACGCCGCAGAGCCTGGGCGTGGCCATCGCCGGGGGCTCCGTGAAGCGCATCATCCCCAAGAACACCACGGTGCCCACGTCGGCGACGGAGGTGTTCGCCACGTCGAAGGACTTCCAGCACACGGTGAAGATCATGGTGCTGCAGGGCGAGCACGAGCTGGCGCACCAGAACGAGCTGCTGGGCGAGTTCGTCCTCACCGGCCTGCGCCAGGCACCGCGCGGGCAGGTGGAAATCGACGTGACGTTCGACATCAACGCGGAGGGCATCGTCTCCGTGTCCGCGAAGGACCGGGACACCGGGCTGCGCCAGTCCATCACCGTCACCGCGTCCAGCGGCCTGACGGAGGAGGAGCTGCAGCGCATCATGGAGGAGCAGCGCGAGTACCTCATGGCCGCGCGCATCTCCGACGAGCTGAAGACGAAGCGCATGGAGCTGGACTCGCTGGCGCGCGACGTGGTGGATGCGCTGACGCGGGCGCGGCTGTTGCCGGGCGGTGGAGGCCTGGGGCCGGACGTGGTGCCCCGCGCGGAACAGGCGCTGGAGCATGCGCGCCGGGTGAGGGAGAACGAAGACGTGGGGGCGCTCGCGCGGGCCTGTGAGCTGCTGTCGGGCTCGCTCACCCAGCTGCGGAAGCCCGGCCCGGGTGGGATGGGGCGATAG
- the coaE gene encoding dephospho-CoA kinase (Dephospho-CoA kinase (CoaE) performs the final step in coenzyme A biosynthesis.), with product MHVFGLTGGIASGKSTVTRMLRELGAEVLDADVLAREVVEPGTPGLADVAARFPGVVGPDGRLDRVKLGAHVFSDAIERAALNAIIHPRVREAFLEKVQALEARGVKRVIYDVPLLIEAGMHQWMEGVAVVWVPRDSQKARLMSRDGLDAAGAEGRLAAQLPLDEKRAHATWVIDNSGDLAATRAQVESVWRAMLARG from the coding sequence ATGCACGTCTTCGGGCTGACGGGCGGCATCGCCTCCGGCAAGAGCACCGTCACCCGGATGCTCCGCGAGCTGGGCGCCGAGGTGCTGGACGCGGACGTACTGGCCCGCGAGGTGGTGGAGCCCGGCACCCCGGGCCTCGCCGACGTGGCCGCGCGCTTCCCCGGCGTGGTGGGCCCCGACGGCCGGTTGGACCGGGTGAAGCTGGGCGCGCACGTCTTCTCGGACGCCATCGAGCGCGCCGCCCTCAACGCCATCATCCACCCCCGGGTGCGCGAGGCCTTCCTGGAGAAGGTCCAGGCACTGGAGGCCCGGGGCGTGAAGCGCGTCATCTACGACGTGCCCCTGCTCATCGAGGCGGGGATGCACCAGTGGATGGAGGGGGTGGCGGTGGTGTGGGTGCCCCGGGATTCGCAGAAGGCCCGGCTGATGTCGCGGGACGGGCTGGACGCGGCGGGGGCGGAGGGCCGGCTGGCCGCCCAGCTCCCCCTGGACGAGAAGCGGGCGCACGCCACGTGGGTCATCGACAACAGTGGTGACCTGGCCGCCACCCGGGCCCAGGTGGAATCTGTGTGGCGGGCCATGCTCGCGCGGGGCTGA
- a CDS encoding SDR family oxidoreductase, translating to MSETRKKGGGAGTYFITGYPGFIGKRLVEHIAREDPKGHIYALVQPKHLKDAQKHAAKVKGAPVELLTGDVVDMHLGLSGEEYQRLCERATDIFHLAAVAQLGVPKDTAWRVNVDGTRNMLELARDCSHLARFNHFSTCYVSGDRVGVIAEDELDRGQAFRNPYEETKFQAERLVQRAGATLPVTIFRPSSVVGDSRTGEIDKFEGPYYLGILLVTSPLVVPLPLPGNGVAPLNVVPVDFVVDAVLRLSKDPRAAGRTFHLVDPNPMSARRVYELIAEKANKKLPRFNLSARAADVMLRLPVLEKLARPQRAAISYVNHLAIYNCHNTLELLDGTGVRCPPLSSYLDQLVTYVREQYRKRREDPQVDDPLDHGPSPERDEADSSHRQGR from the coding sequence ATGAGCGAGACGCGCAAGAAGGGCGGCGGCGCCGGGACGTATTTCATCACCGGCTACCCCGGGTTCATCGGCAAGCGGCTGGTGGAGCACATCGCGCGGGAGGACCCGAAGGGGCACATCTACGCGCTGGTGCAGCCCAAGCACCTCAAGGACGCGCAGAAGCACGCGGCGAAGGTGAAGGGCGCTCCGGTGGAGCTGCTCACCGGCGACGTGGTGGACATGCACCTGGGCCTGTCCGGCGAGGAGTACCAGCGCCTGTGCGAGCGGGCGACGGACATCTTCCACCTCGCGGCGGTGGCCCAGCTCGGCGTGCCGAAGGACACCGCGTGGCGGGTGAACGTGGACGGCACCCGCAACATGCTGGAGCTGGCGCGGGACTGCTCGCACCTGGCGCGCTTCAACCACTTCTCCACCTGCTACGTGTCGGGTGACAGGGTGGGTGTCATCGCCGAGGACGAGCTGGACCGCGGCCAGGCCTTCCGCAACCCGTACGAGGAGACGAAGTTCCAGGCGGAGCGGCTGGTGCAGCGCGCGGGGGCCACCCTGCCCGTCACCATCTTCCGTCCCTCCAGCGTGGTGGGGGACTCGCGCACGGGGGAGATCGACAAGTTCGAGGGGCCCTACTACCTGGGCATCCTGCTCGTCACGTCGCCGCTGGTGGTGCCGCTGCCGCTGCCGGGCAACGGCGTGGCGCCGCTCAACGTGGTGCCGGTGGACTTCGTGGTGGACGCGGTGCTGCGGCTGTCGAAGGACCCGCGCGCCGCGGGGCGGACGTTCCACCTGGTGGACCCCAACCCCATGAGCGCGCGCCGCGTGTACGAGCTCATCGCGGAGAAGGCCAACAAGAAGCTGCCGCGCTTCAACCTCTCCGCCCGCGCGGCGGATGTCATGCTGCGGCTGCCCGTGCTGGAGAAGCTGGCCCGGCCCCAGCGCGCGGCCATCAGCTACGTGAATCACCTGGCCATCTACAACTGCCACAACACGCTGGAGCTGCTGGACGGCACGGGCGTGCGGTGCCCTCCCCTCTCCTCGTACCTGGACCAGCTGGTGACGTACGTGCGCGAGCAGTACCGCAAGCGCCGCGAGGACCCCCAGGTGGACGACCCGCTGGACCACGGCCCCTCGCCCGAGCGTGACGAAGCCGACTCCAGCCACCGACAGGGGCGCTGA
- a CDS encoding tyrosine recombinase XerC has translation MTNLSPLLEQFRVHLEDEKGTSPHTVRNYLIDLVDYERYLVERMKLSLLAGTHAAIRGYLGTLSTDHAPASRARRLASIKSFYKYLVRQKLLPASPAKLVKSPKLPKALPKVLPVEEVFALLDVHDLKTVLGLRDKAILELLYAGGLRISELCGLDTLDVDRSGRIVRVMGKGSKERLVPVNAQAIRALEAWLARRGELLATPKAGQSPEAMFLNFRGGRLTPRSIARHLDAHVLKCALARKVSPHALRHSFATHLLGGGADIRSIQELLGHASLSTTQRYTQVTWEQLQQVYDAAHPRA, from the coding sequence ATGACGAACCTGTCGCCACTGCTGGAGCAGTTCCGCGTCCACCTGGAGGACGAGAAGGGCACGTCCCCGCACACGGTGCGGAACTACCTCATCGACCTGGTGGACTACGAGCGCTACCTGGTGGAGCGGATGAAGCTGTCGCTCCTGGCGGGCACGCACGCGGCGATTCGCGGCTACCTGGGCACGCTGAGCACGGACCATGCTCCCGCGAGCCGGGCGCGACGGCTGGCGAGCATCAAATCTTTCTACAAGTACCTCGTGCGGCAGAAGCTCTTGCCGGCCAGCCCGGCGAAGTTGGTGAAGAGCCCGAAGCTGCCGAAGGCACTGCCCAAGGTTCTTCCGGTGGAAGAGGTGTTCGCGCTCCTCGATGTGCACGACCTGAAGACGGTGCTCGGGCTGCGGGACAAGGCCATCCTCGAGCTGCTCTACGCGGGGGGGCTGCGCATCAGCGAGTTGTGCGGCCTGGACACGCTGGACGTGGACCGGAGCGGGCGCATCGTCCGGGTGATGGGCAAGGGCAGCAAGGAGCGGCTGGTGCCCGTCAACGCGCAGGCCATTCGCGCGTTGGAGGCCTGGCTCGCGCGCCGGGGCGAGCTGCTGGCCACGCCCAAGGCGGGGCAGTCCCCGGAGGCCATGTTCCTCAACTTCCGCGGAGGCCGGCTGACGCCGAGAAGCATCGCGCGGCACCTCGATGCCCACGTGCTCAAGTGCGCGCTGGCGCGCAAGGTGAGCCCGCATGCGCTGCGCCACTCGTTCGCCACGCACCTGCTGGGTGGCGGCGCGGACATCCGCAGCATCCAGGAACTGCTCGGCCACGCGAGCCTGTCCACCACGCAGCGGTATACCCAGGTGACGTGGGAGCAGTTGCAGCAGGTCTACGACGCCGCGCATCCGCGGGCGTGA